Proteins encoded within one genomic window of Granulicella pectinivorans:
- a CDS encoding iron-containing redox enzyme family protein, with product MTETMTIEPRFAAFWSRFEARVAKYDLLKHPFYQAWSRGELTTDDLRAYGAEYWHHVAAFPTYLSRLHAVLPEGELRRDVLRNLAEEEGIDRTDGRAHSGLWMDFAKGMGASEGEVRGFTVQPEMTCLLETFRGLMNRASGGGCGVSSALAGLYSYESKVPEIAATKADGLAEHYGVTGGAAKYFTIHRTADLQHAAVWRGLIEEQIDTVPGAEEAALKGGECAAKALWSALDGIERRRMAA from the coding sequence ATGACCGAGACGATGACGATCGAACCGCGTTTTGCGGCGTTCTGGAGCCGGTTTGAAGCGCGCGTGGCGAAGTACGACCTGCTGAAGCATCCCTTCTACCAGGCGTGGTCGCGCGGCGAACTGACGACCGATGACCTGCGTGCCTATGGTGCCGAGTACTGGCACCATGTGGCCGCGTTCCCCACCTACCTGAGCCGTCTGCATGCCGTACTTCCCGAGGGAGAGCTGCGTCGCGATGTGCTCCGCAACCTGGCCGAAGAAGAGGGTATCGACCGGACCGACGGCCGCGCCCACAGCGGACTCTGGATGGACTTCGCCAAGGGCATGGGCGCCTCAGAGGGCGAGGTGCGCGGCTTTACCGTGCAGCCCGAGATGACCTGCCTGCTCGAGACCTTCCGTGGACTGATGAACCGCGCGTCGGGCGGAGGATGCGGTGTGTCCTCGGCGCTGGCAGGGCTCTACTCCTACGAGTCGAAGGTTCCGGAGATCGCGGCCACCAAGGCCGACGGGCTGGCGGAGCACTACGGCGTCACCGGCGGCGCGGCCAAGTACTTCACGATCCACCGCACGGCCGACCTCCAGCACGCGGCGGTGTGGCGCGGACTGATCGAGGAGCAGATCGATACCGTTCCCGGAGCCGAAGAGGCCGCGCTGAAGGGCGGCGAGTGTGCAGCCAAGGCCCTGTGGTCGGCTCTCGATGGCATCGAGCGCCGACGCATGGCGGCGTAG
- the folK gene encoding 2-amino-4-hydroxy-6-hydroxymethyldihydropteridine diphosphokinase encodes MVTVAAVALGSNLGDRVGNLLEAIRQVRGLGTVTAVSSFYDTEPVGYVDQPRFVNAALLLETTLTAQDLMTALLAIETAMGRVRVVDKGPRLIDLDLLLFGDAVIRSDALTLPHPGLRERQFVLEPLAEIAPGMVDPRSGLTVSRMLALVTG; translated from the coding sequence ATGGTAACGGTTGCGGCCGTGGCACTGGGTTCGAATCTGGGGGACCGGGTCGGGAATCTGCTGGAGGCGATCCGCCAGGTTCGGGGCCTCGGCACCGTCACAGCCGTCTCCTCCTTTTACGATACCGAGCCGGTGGGCTACGTCGACCAGCCACGATTTGTGAACGCGGCTCTTCTTCTGGAGACGACCCTTACGGCGCAGGATCTCATGACGGCGCTCCTCGCGATCGAGACCGCGATGGGCCGTGTCCGCGTGGTGGACAAGGGCCCACGGCTCATCGACCTCGACCTGCTGCTGTTCGGCGATGCCGTCATCAGAAGCGACGCTCTGACCCTGCCGCATCCCGGTTTGCGTGAGCGGCAGTTTGTGCTGGAGCCCCTTGCGGAGATCGCTCCGGGGATGGTGGATCCGCGGTCGGGGCTGACGGTTTCCAGGATGCTGGCGCTGGTGACCGGATAG
- a CDS encoding M20 family metallopeptidase, whose amino-acid sequence MASALLETVENLLPWLLKGVETLVRVESPSDDPAGINAAADALIGLAAPLHPTVIRYPQTGYGDVLQLDFFRDGDTRKPILLLGHLDTVWPLGTLAAMPLEERGGRLYGPGTLDMKVGVVMALTALKALQQLGLERPATMLLNSDEEIGSPVSRPITERLALESEAVYVLEPPQVLAYKTARKGVGQFNLHVSGVASHAGVDFDRGHSAIRELARLIETVSNFTEPALKRTVNVGRITGGTRSNVVAAEAYAEVDVRIATMSDAATVEALFAGLKVADPHCTLTMTGGINRPPMERTPATVALFEEARRQAASLGIDLEEASTGGGSDGNFTSALGVPTLDGMGAVGEGAHASHENVVLEHLVPRTALLAAMVAGKSRA is encoded by the coding sequence ATGGCCTCCGCGCTCCTTGAAACCGTAGAAAACCTGCTTCCGTGGCTCCTGAAAGGCGTAGAAACGCTGGTTCGAGTGGAGTCTCCCTCGGACGATCCAGCCGGCATCAATGCTGCCGCCGATGCCTTGATTGGCCTTGCTGCGCCACTCCATCCGACGGTCATCCGGTACCCTCAGACCGGGTATGGCGACGTTCTTCAGCTCGACTTTTTCCGGGATGGCGATACGCGCAAGCCGATCCTGCTTCTGGGCCATCTCGATACGGTGTGGCCGCTTGGAACGCTGGCAGCAATGCCCCTCGAAGAGCGGGGTGGGCGTCTTTACGGACCGGGCACGCTGGATATGAAGGTGGGCGTCGTGATGGCGCTGACCGCGCTGAAAGCTCTGCAGCAGCTTGGGCTGGAGCGGCCCGCCACCATGCTTTTGAACTCTGACGAAGAGATCGGCAGCCCGGTGTCGCGGCCCATTACGGAGCGTCTCGCGCTGGAGTCCGAGGCGGTGTATGTCCTTGAGCCGCCGCAGGTTCTCGCCTACAAGACCGCTCGCAAGGGTGTCGGCCAGTTCAATCTGCACGTCTCTGGCGTCGCGAGCCATGCTGGTGTCGACTTCGATCGGGGTCACTCGGCGATCCGTGAATTGGCGCGGCTGATCGAGACCGTCTCGAACTTTACGGAGCCTGCGCTGAAGCGCACGGTCAATGTGGGCAGGATCACCGGTGGAACGCGCTCGAACGTGGTGGCGGCCGAGGCGTATGCCGAGGTGGATGTCCGGATCGCGACGATGTCCGATGCTGCCACGGTGGAGGCGCTGTTTGCAGGGCTCAAGGTAGCCGATCCTCACTGCACCTTGACGATGACAGGAGGGATCAACAGGCCCCCCATGGAGCGCACTCCCGCGACGGTCGCACTCTTTGAGGAGGCTCGCAGACAGGCTGCGAGTTTGGGAATCGATCTCGAAGAGGCATCGACCGGGGGTGGTTCCGACGGCAACTTCACCTCGGCGTTGGGTGTCCCGACGCTCGACGGCATGGGAGCTGTGGGCGAAGGGGCGCATGCTTCGCACGAGAACGTTGTGCTGGAACATCTGGTGCCGCGGACCGCGCTGCTGGCGGCTATGGTCGCGGGTAAGAGCAGGGCGTAA
- the lpxC gene encoding UDP-3-O-acyl-N-acetylglucosamine deacetylase, translating to MTPHLEQTIRTEIEFHGVGLHSGAMVTMKLIPAAAGSGIVFRRTDLDNFEIPATGRNVAKVSYATSLMRQSVLIQTTEHLLSALIGYGVDNVIVEVDNLEVPILDGSALPYVLAFERVGLKQQRRKREYLKILKEVEVREGTKFIGVYPGQGYGIRYAIDFPEPIGFATFSGDLATGDYTRWIAPARTFGFKEDEAMLRNMGLIRGVSDACAIILSKRGVENGPLRFQDEFVRHKVLDLIGDLALAGRRIQGLVVAERAGHAMHTALVQRLMRDRSAWELAYGYDEVAVEREDGDFLPHVAIA from the coding sequence TTGACGCCGCATCTCGAACAGACAATTCGGACGGAGATCGAGTTTCACGGCGTCGGCCTGCACTCCGGGGCGATGGTGACGATGAAGCTGATTCCGGCGGCGGCGGGGTCGGGAATCGTCTTTCGCCGCACCGATCTGGACAACTTCGAGATTCCGGCAACTGGACGCAACGTCGCCAAGGTCAGCTACGCGACCAGCCTGATGCGTCAGAGTGTGCTCATCCAGACGACGGAGCACCTTCTTTCGGCGCTGATCGGCTACGGCGTGGACAACGTCATCGTCGAAGTGGATAACCTTGAAGTCCCGATACTCGACGGCAGTGCGCTGCCCTATGTCCTTGCTTTTGAGCGGGTTGGGTTGAAGCAGCAAAGGCGCAAGCGCGAGTACCTGAAGATTCTGAAAGAGGTCGAGGTTCGGGAAGGCACGAAGTTTATTGGGGTTTATCCAGGGCAGGGATACGGCATCCGGTACGCCATCGATTTTCCGGAACCTATTGGTTTTGCTACGTTTAGCGGCGATCTGGCGACCGGCGATTACACCCGCTGGATTGCCCCGGCCAGGACCTTCGGATTCAAGGAAGATGAAGCCATGCTACGCAATATGGGGCTCATCCGCGGGGTGTCGGATGCGTGCGCCATTATCCTTTCCAAGCGTGGCGTGGAGAACGGGCCGCTGCGTTTTCAGGATGAGTTCGTCCGCCACAAAGTGCTTGATTTGATTGGAGATCTGGCTCTCGCTGGACGCAGGATTCAGGGCCTTGTGGTGGCCGAGCGAGCGGGTCATGCGATGCATACGGCGCTTGTGCAGAGGCTGATGCGAGACCGCTCGGCGTGGGAGCTGGCGTATGGGTACGACGAGGTGGCGGTGGAGCGGGAAGATGGGGATTTCCTTCCACATGTGGCCATTGCTTAG
- a CDS encoding Maf family protein — translation MIVLASGSPRRKELLAQAGLEFVVETSDVPEDLLAGELPADYVSRLAEEKARAVFARRGGGEDLMVIGADTCVLSGSEILGKPANRADAERMLGALSGRTHQVLTGVAVVSEAGAQVAVEITQVTFDVIPPSEMAAYLDTDHPMDKAGAYGIQGYAARWIPRIEGCYFNVMGLPIARTISLIGLAKDKLAKPPLDPEATVNVA, via the coding sequence ATGATCGTACTTGCATCAGGATCGCCGCGTCGCAAGGAGCTTCTCGCCCAGGCTGGGCTGGAGTTCGTCGTCGAAACCTCGGATGTCCCGGAAGACCTCCTCGCAGGAGAACTCCCCGCGGACTACGTCTCACGGCTCGCCGAAGAGAAGGCCCGCGCGGTCTTTGCCCGGAGAGGTGGAGGAGAGGATCTGATGGTCATCGGGGCCGACACCTGCGTGCTCTCAGGCAGCGAGATCCTGGGCAAACCTGCGAACCGCGCGGACGCCGAGCGCATGCTCGGGGCACTCTCCGGCCGAACCCACCAGGTACTGACCGGGGTCGCCGTAGTCTCTGAGGCAGGAGCGCAGGTCGCAGTCGAGATCACGCAGGTGACCTTCGACGTGATTCCGCCGAGCGAGATGGCCGCGTATCTCGACACGGATCATCCCATGGACAAGGCCGGAGCCTACGGGATCCAGGGGTATGCCGCCCGTTGGATCCCCCGGATCGAAGGTTGCTACTTCAATGTGATGGGCTTGCCCATAGCTCGAACGATCAGCCTGATTGGTCTCGCGAAAGACAAGCTGGCAAAGCCCCCACTCGACCCCGAGGCAACTGTAAACGTGGCGTAG